The proteins below come from a single Halostagnicola larsenii XH-48 genomic window:
- a CDS encoding DUF655 domain-containing protein, giving the protein MSEAERDETNVRRTVVLDYLAHGLSDDGRPQYAKSPAGYAMDIEDFSLYQVAFDEDERLTIGSEVVVEPAEERDIVVDAHQVEYDALSSGAQSELEYVVQDLVEDHEERFVDFYNDAQPITLRLHQLNLLPGIGKKLRNGILDERKRKPFDSFEDLEDRVSGLHDPDEILVERILQELRDDDLKYKTFVGQREQG; this is encoded by the coding sequence ATGAGCGAAGCCGAGCGCGATGAGACGAACGTTCGCCGGACGGTTGTGCTTGATTACCTCGCACACGGCCTCTCCGACGACGGCCGCCCGCAGTACGCGAAGTCGCCAGCCGGGTACGCGATGGATATCGAGGACTTCTCACTCTATCAGGTTGCGTTCGACGAGGACGAGCGGCTGACTATCGGGAGCGAGGTCGTCGTCGAGCCCGCCGAGGAACGTGACATCGTCGTCGATGCCCATCAAGTCGAGTACGATGCACTCTCGTCGGGGGCCCAATCCGAACTCGAGTACGTCGTTCAGGACTTAGTCGAGGACCACGAAGAGCGGTTCGTCGACTTCTACAACGACGCCCAACCGATCACACTTCGGCTCCACCAGTTGAATCTCTTGCCGGGTATCGGGAAGAAACTCAGAAACGGTATCCTCGACGAACGCAAGCGAAAGCCCTTCGACAGCTTCGAAGACCTCGAGGATCGGGTCTCCGGGCTGCACGATCCGGACGAAATCCTCGTCGAACGGATCCTTCAGGAACTGCGCGACGACGATCTGAAGTACAAGACGTTCGTCGGACAACGAGAGCAAGGGTAA
- a CDS encoding RNA polymerase Rpb4 family protein, producing MTIFKEIVDEEFLTVSEVKEHLADIETERSLDEDRELRYELARSIEHVNRFTVLEPEDARALVEDLQDHEKVDEETAYKITNLLPQDRDELRSVYAQQRYSLSGDELDDILNIVAQYA from the coding sequence ATGACGATCTTCAAAGAGATCGTCGACGAGGAGTTCCTGACGGTCTCGGAAGTGAAGGAACACCTCGCCGATATCGAAACCGAACGCTCGCTCGACGAGGACCGAGAGCTCCGCTACGAGCTCGCGCGGTCGATCGAGCACGTCAACCGGTTTACCGTCCTCGAGCCGGAAGACGCTCGAGCGCTCGTCGAGGACTTACAGGATCACGAGAAGGTCGACGAGGAAACCGCGTACAAGATTACGAACCTCCTGCCGCAGGACCGAGACGAGCTTCGATCAGTCTACGCACAGCAACGGTACTCGTTGTCGGGAGACGAACTCGACGACATCCTCAACATCGTCGCCCAGTACGCCTGA
- a CDS encoding 50S ribosomal protein L21e, whose protein sequence is MPKSNGPRQGTRRKLANNPRDRGTSPPQRAIQDYDDGQKVHLKIDPSVPDGRFHPRFDGQTGNVVGKQGSAFKVQINDGGKDKIVLVSAAHMSAQE, encoded by the coding sequence ATGCCGAAATCTAATGGGCCACGCCAAGGGACTCGGAGAAAACTCGCAAACAACCCTCGAGACCGCGGAACGTCGCCGCCACAGCGGGCGATTCAGGACTACGACGACGGACAGAAAGTCCATCTGAAGATCGACCCGAGCGTTCCTGACGGTCGATTCCATCCGCGCTTCGACGGCCAGACCGGAAACGTCGTCGGGAAACAGGGAAGCGCGTTCAAAGTACAGATCAACGACGGCGGCAAGGACAAGATCGTACTCGTCTCGGCCGCTCACATGAGCGCGCAGGAATGA
- a CDS encoding elongation factor 1-beta, whose translation MGKVAAKIKVMPNSPEIDLDALQERLESALPEGAKINGTEREEVAFGLVALYATVIVPDGAGGTETVEENFSDVEGVESVGVENVGRI comes from the coding sequence ATGGGAAAAGTAGCCGCCAAAATCAAGGTTATGCCGAACAGCCCGGAGATCGATCTCGACGCGCTTCAAGAGCGCCTCGAGAGTGCGCTTCCAGAAGGTGCCAAAATCAACGGCACCGAGCGCGAGGAAGTCGCGTTCGGTCTCGTCGCCCTGTACGCGACGGTCATCGTCCCGGACGGCGCGGGCGGAACCGAAACCGTCGAGGAGAACTTCAGCGACGTCGAAGGCGTCGAGAGCGTCGGCGTCGAGAACGTGGGCCGTATCTAA
- a CDS encoding HVO_2753 family zinc finger protein: MSSTDRRETRSCVSCGINISGTNAAAFKCPECGNQIYRCAKCRKQSNLYECDDCGFTGP; this comes from the coding sequence ATGAGTTCCACGGATAGACGAGAGACGCGTTCCTGTGTCTCTTGTGGGATCAACATCTCGGGAACGAACGCCGCAGCGTTCAAGTGCCCCGAATGTGGCAACCAGATATACCGCTGTGCAAAGTGCCGGAAACAGAGCAACCTCTATGAGTGTGACGACTGCGGGTTCACCGGTCCATAA
- a CDS encoding cation:proton antiporter domain-containing protein — MADEILFVAVGILALGIGAQVLAKRLQIPSVLFLIVIGVLVGPEGFSFVTPQTFGDGLSAIVGLSVAIIIFDGAFHLRREKLAMAPRAIFRLTTIGALLTFLGTGVAVKYFLGTAWGLAFLIGALLVATGPTVITPILEVITVREHVTSALEAEGIVNDVTAAILAIVIFETVVIGNSPELVPPAFLQRLAAGIGIGIVVAALVRYLLVSVDQPAENAPQIARLVTVTGALVSFGLAESVFSETGVAAAATAGIVLGNVDIPHRESILEFNRDLTLIVLSFVFISLAALIDFDSLFGLGTGGIAVVVAVTLFIRPILVALSTTDRRFSREERLFLSFVGPRGIIPASVATLFALELEATGQFEASQTLAGTVFLVIFITVVIQAGFARQIAEYFQVIPMRTIIVGGGRIGRTLATRLEKRGENVVLVDRDSEVVTRLREDGFNATAGNGTDDTALREAGIDDAKIAVATTANDDTNLLVSQLARTKFDVDTVVARVNAPENVDAFETLGVRAIDVSSATAWSIDNEIERPALAHWMTELGEGHDAQEITVTATDLPGSTIADLDAEIPDGCIVAVLARDGETYVPSADTVLEEGDHVTFIGRDDAVRSAVRRFHPHD; from the coding sequence GTGGCAGACGAGATCCTCTTCGTCGCCGTCGGCATCCTCGCGCTCGGGATCGGAGCGCAGGTTCTCGCCAAGCGGTTGCAAATCCCGAGCGTGTTGTTTCTGATCGTCATCGGCGTGCTCGTCGGCCCCGAGGGGTTCTCGTTCGTGACCCCACAGACGTTCGGAGACGGACTCTCGGCGATCGTCGGGCTGAGCGTCGCCATCATCATCTTCGACGGAGCGTTTCACCTCCGACGGGAGAAACTCGCGATGGCACCGCGGGCCATCTTCAGGTTGACGACGATCGGCGCCTTGCTCACCTTCCTCGGGACGGGGGTCGCGGTCAAATACTTTCTTGGCACCGCATGGGGCCTTGCGTTCCTGATCGGCGCGCTGCTGGTCGCGACCGGACCGACGGTGATTACCCCCATCCTCGAGGTGATAACGGTCAGAGAACACGTCACCTCCGCGCTCGAGGCCGAGGGAATCGTCAACGACGTGACCGCCGCGATCCTGGCTATCGTGATCTTCGAAACCGTCGTCATCGGGAACTCGCCCGAACTGGTCCCTCCGGCGTTCCTCCAGCGACTCGCGGCGGGGATCGGTATCGGTATCGTCGTCGCCGCGCTCGTCAGGTACCTGCTCGTTTCGGTCGACCAACCGGCCGAAAACGCCCCGCAGATAGCGCGGCTCGTGACCGTAACGGGCGCGCTCGTCTCCTTCGGACTCGCCGAGTCGGTGTTCTCGGAGACCGGCGTGGCCGCGGCCGCAACTGCTGGTATCGTCCTCGGAAACGTCGATATTCCACACCGGGAATCGATCCTCGAGTTCAATCGCGACCTCACGCTGATCGTCCTCTCGTTCGTGTTCATCTCGCTGGCCGCGCTGATCGACTTCGATTCCCTGTTCGGTCTCGGCACCGGGGGCATCGCCGTCGTCGTCGCGGTAACGCTGTTCATCCGCCCGATCCTGGTTGCGCTCTCGACGACCGATCGTCGATTCAGCCGCGAGGAACGACTGTTCCTCTCGTTCGTCGGCCCCCGCGGGATCATCCCCGCATCGGTCGCGACGCTGTTCGCGCTCGAACTCGAGGCGACAGGACAGTTCGAGGCGTCACAGACGCTGGCGGGGACGGTCTTTCTGGTGATCTTTATCACCGTCGTTATTCAGGCGGGCTTCGCTCGCCAGATCGCAGAGTACTTTCAGGTGATCCCAATGCGTACGATAATCGTCGGCGGCGGTCGAATCGGTCGAACCCTCGCCACGCGACTGGAGAAACGAGGCGAAAACGTCGTGCTGGTCGACCGGGATTCCGAGGTCGTTACCCGGTTGCGAGAGGACGGCTTCAACGCCACCGCAGGGAACGGAACGGACGATACCGCTTTGCGCGAGGCGGGTATCGACGACGCGAAGATCGCCGTCGCGACGACCGCGAACGACGACACGAACCTGCTGGTCTCACAGCTCGCACGGACGAAGTTCGACGTCGACACCGTCGTCGCCCGCGTGAACGCTCCCGAAAACGTCGACGCCTTCGAAACGCTCGGCGTGCGAGCGATCGACGTCTCGAGCGCGACGGCGTGGTCGATCGACAACGAGATCGAACGCCCCGCGCTGGCACACTGGATGACGGAACTCGGGGAGGGCCACGACGCACAGGAGATCACCGTGACGGCCACGGATCTTCCCGGTTCGACGATTGCCGACCTCGACGCCGAGATCCCCGACGGCTGTATCGTCGCCGTCCTCGCTCGAGACGGCGAGACGTACGTTCCCAGCGCGGACACCGTCCTCGAGGAGGGTGACCACGTGACGTTTATCGGCCGCGACGATGCCGTTCGGTCGGCTGTGCGGCGGTTCCACCCACACGACTGA
- a CDS encoding Nre family DNA repair protein, producing the protein MRLDDYIEELEPDEEAERRRLAKEKSYAITDHLEDFERNFEQSLSGDTLVGSTAPSIFVGRSNYPDIPIGLLSPVGDEDRAEEYVTDGKWYQQGYAIDDVLQRRTGLLNSSKSANVDSPSIASRLAPSVDDVWDGFVGVQREVAISDRPVDLEIGLDDTPDLGLDAGTDVATPRGPRASAKNADLRENPHVPRAVKKTLEDDDWQAQGAMTYLYRRGFDVYEINSILSAGALGETKQRRLVPTRWSITAVDDTVGKFVRGGIRTNPSINEVQVWANEYMGNRYWIVLAPGRWEFELVEMKAPGSIWNPDPHDAVWMASASEGYEGRTGYVEETAGAYYAARLGVLEHLESIGRQAKCLVLREVSDDYWAPVGVWQVRESVRNAFDGPPGSADGNGPDGRESIAGEYGEAETFHDAVAHVAQQLPVSYQRLRRKSELAAGLQSSLDAFSSGT; encoded by the coding sequence ATGCGCCTCGACGACTACATCGAGGAGTTAGAGCCCGACGAGGAGGCCGAGCGCCGACGCCTCGCGAAGGAGAAATCCTACGCGATCACGGACCACCTCGAGGACTTCGAGCGGAACTTCGAGCAGTCGCTCTCGGGCGATACGCTGGTCGGCTCGACGGCCCCCTCTATCTTCGTCGGCCGGTCGAACTATCCGGACATTCCGATCGGCCTGCTCTCGCCCGTCGGCGACGAAGACCGGGCCGAGGAGTACGTCACCGACGGCAAGTGGTACCAGCAGGGATACGCCATCGACGACGTCCTCCAGCGCCGGACGGGTCTATTGAACTCGAGCAAGTCCGCCAACGTCGACTCGCCGAGCATCGCCAGCCGGCTCGCACCGTCGGTCGACGACGTCTGGGACGGCTTCGTCGGCGTCCAGCGCGAGGTCGCGATTTCTGATCGGCCGGTCGACCTCGAGATCGGGCTCGACGATACGCCCGATCTGGGCCTCGACGCGGGAACGGACGTGGCGACGCCTCGCGGTCCTCGAGCGAGCGCCAAAAACGCCGATTTGCGGGAGAATCCCCACGTTCCGCGGGCGGTGAAAAAGACCTTGGAGGACGACGACTGGCAGGCCCAGGGGGCGATGACCTACCTCTACCGTCGCGGGTTCGACGTATACGAGATCAACTCGATCCTCTCGGCGGGCGCGCTCGGGGAGACCAAACAGCGACGACTCGTGCCGACGCGGTGGTCGATCACCGCCGTCGACGACACCGTTGGGAAGTTCGTCCGCGGGGGGATTCGAACGAACCCGAGCATCAACGAGGTGCAGGTCTGGGCCAACGAGTACATGGGCAATCGCTACTGGATCGTCCTCGCGCCCGGCCGGTGGGAGTTCGAACTCGTCGAGATGAAAGCCCCCGGCAGCATCTGGAACCCCGACCCCCACGACGCGGTCTGGATGGCGAGCGCAAGCGAGGGCTACGAGGGTCGAACCGGCTACGTCGAGGAGACCGCGGGGGCCTACTACGCCGCCCGGCTCGGCGTCCTCGAGCACCTCGAGTCGATCGGCAGGCAGGCCAAGTGCCTCGTGTTGCGCGAGGTCAGCGACGACTACTGGGCCCCGGTCGGCGTCTGGCAGGTCCGCGAGAGCGTCAGGAACGCCTTTGACGGGCCACCCGGCAGCGCCGACGGGAACGGCCCCGACGGCCGCGAATCGATCGCCGGCGAGTACGGCGAGGCCGAAACGTTCCACGACGCGGTCGCACACGTCGCACAGCAACTGCCCGTCTCCTACCAGCGACTCCGCAGGAAATCCGAACTCGCCGCCGGGTTGCAGTCCAGTCTCGACGCCTTCTCGAGCGGAACGTAG
- a CDS encoding class I SAM-dependent methyltransferase, translating to MEPHRDGDQWDPDAYDGSHSFVSEYGEDLLEWLDPEPDERVLDVGCGTGQLTAKIAARGAEVIGIDQSEAMIDRARSSHSNCSFIRADATEFDPDEPFDAVFSNAALHWISEQDAVLESIRNALRSGGRFVAELGGADNVRMITYALETELRERGYEAAKPWYFPSIGEYAPRLEAHGFEVRSARMFDRPTELENGEEGLSNWLELFGEEFFESVPADERDAIVAAVEDELRPTLFRDGSWIADYRRLRFAAVALEA from the coding sequence ATGGAACCGCATCGAGACGGAGACCAGTGGGATCCGGACGCCTACGACGGTTCGCACTCGTTCGTCTCCGAGTACGGCGAAGACCTGCTCGAGTGGCTCGATCCCGAGCCGGACGAACGGGTACTCGACGTCGGCTGCGGAACGGGGCAGCTAACGGCCAAAATCGCCGCCCGAGGAGCCGAAGTCATCGGAATCGATCAATCGGAGGCGATGATCGATCGGGCGCGGTCGTCGCATTCGAACTGTTCGTTCATCCGTGCGGATGCGACCGAGTTCGATCCCGACGAGCCGTTCGACGCCGTCTTCTCGAACGCGGCGTTACACTGGATCAGCGAGCAAGACGCCGTCCTCGAGTCGATTCGAAACGCGCTTCGGTCGGGCGGTCGGTTCGTCGCCGAACTCGGGGGCGCTGACAACGTCCGGATGATCACCTATGCGCTCGAGACCGAACTGCGAGAACGAGGCTACGAAGCCGCGAAACCGTGGTACTTCCCGTCGATCGGCGAGTACGCGCCGCGACTCGAGGCCCACGGCTTCGAGGTGCGCTCGGCGAGGATGTTCGACCGACCGACGGAACTCGAGAACGGCGAGGAGGGCCTCTCGAACTGGCTCGAGCTGTTCGGCGAGGAGTTTTTCGAATCGGTTCCGGCCGACGAGCGGGATGCAATCGTCGCCGCGGTCGAAGACGAACTCAGGCCGACGCTGTTCCGGGACGGGTCTTGGATCGCGGACTACCGACGGCTCCGGTTCGCCGCGGTCGCGCTCGAGGCATAG
- a CDS encoding DUF302 domain-containing protein — translation MSLPIDPTSIDPEHYGEHRTVLEMDHEEAIEHAREVFEAEGFGVPAEFSPSDLLNEKVDADRDPYYVLGACNPKIADRVLDVTKKMGGLFPCNVVIWEESPGRQVVYHISIMKIARLLGIAPDDENWQEIVDETGEMVDAAYSNL, via the coding sequence ATGAGCCTCCCAATCGATCCGACCAGTATCGACCCCGAACACTACGGCGAACACCGGACAGTCCTCGAGATGGACCACGAGGAGGCCATCGAGCACGCGCGCGAGGTGTTCGAGGCGGAGGGGTTCGGCGTCCCGGCCGAGTTCTCGCCGTCGGACCTGCTCAACGAGAAAGTCGATGCCGATCGGGACCCGTACTACGTCCTCGGTGCCTGTAATCCGAAGATCGCTGATCGGGTCCTCGACGTAACCAAGAAGATGGGCGGGCTCTTCCCCTGCAACGTCGTCATCTGGGAGGAATCGCCGGGACGACAGGTCGTCTACCACATCTCGATCATGAAAATCGCGCGCCTGCTCGGTATCGCCCCCGATGATGAGAACTGGCAGGAAATAGTCGACGAAACGGGCGAGATGGTCGACGCCGCCTACTCGAACCTGTAG
- a CDS encoding CPBP family intramembrane glutamic endopeptidase has protein sequence MATENAGGVDWVRDQFNRLSWVQKSLLVGAILTVVWTRVVPSGIDDRVVVDSVLLIGGPLALGLTHGRRIGWTVNRTAVRNAAALSLFVLPFYLVGSTLPTIRTFYPMWETSAALGEFIPHAIKLFLLALAAETYYRGLLCVGVREIGYKAIFISPIVYMIHHSSKPPIEFLLSGPTDVLFGAVDYNSGSILPSVIAHGVGLVFLDWLVLHDPLFDPTALLEVIEWFPIPL, from the coding sequence GTGGCGACCGAAAACGCGGGCGGTGTCGACTGGGTGCGCGACCAGTTCAATCGCCTCTCGTGGGTCCAGAAGTCGCTTCTCGTCGGGGCGATACTCACTGTCGTGTGGACCAGAGTCGTTCCCTCGGGGATCGACGATCGGGTCGTCGTCGATAGCGTCCTGCTGATCGGCGGTCCACTCGCGCTCGGGTTGACCCACGGTCGGCGCATCGGCTGGACCGTAAACCGAACCGCGGTTCGAAACGCCGCCGCGCTCTCGCTGTTCGTGCTGCCCTTCTATCTCGTGGGATCGACGCTTCCGACGATCAGGACGTTTTACCCGATGTGGGAGACCTCAGCCGCACTCGGCGAGTTCATCCCGCACGCGATCAAGCTCTTTTTGCTCGCGCTCGCAGCGGAGACGTACTACCGCGGACTGCTCTGTGTCGGCGTCAGAGAGATCGGGTACAAGGCGATCTTCATCAGTCCGATCGTCTACATGATCCACCACTCCTCGAAGCCGCCGATCGAGTTCTTACTCTCCGGGCCGACGGACGTCCTCTTCGGGGCGGTCGATTACAACTCGGGTTCGATTCTCCCGTCAGTCATCGCCCACGGAGTCGGCCTCGTCTTTCTCGACTGGCTGGTGCTTCACGACCCGTTGTTCGACCCGACGGCGCTGCTCGAGGTGATCGAGTGGTTCCCGATTCCGCTCTGA
- a CDS encoding DUF5789 family protein: MSDDEEEPDMELGERMAVEGAPLARVSSRLTWPKEKSEVDRLEGDSVVRTPDGPQELSEILVDVEETYFQRHQEFEAHVRDVIGTGPVPTAGE, from the coding sequence ATGAGCGACGACGAGGAGGAGCCAGACATGGAACTCGGCGAACGAATGGCGGTCGAGGGAGCGCCGCTCGCCCGCGTGAGTTCCCGACTCACGTGGCCCAAAGAAAAGAGCGAGGTCGACCGTCTCGAGGGAGACAGCGTCGTTCGGACGCCGGACGGCCCGCAGGAACTCTCCGAGATACTCGTCGACGTCGAGGAAACGTACTTCCAGCGCCACCAGGAGTTCGAAGCGCACGTCAGAGACGTGATCGGGACCGGCCCCGTTCCGACGGCGGGCGAGTGA
- a CDS encoding DUF7139 domain-containing protein, giving the protein MTSLTEVYRGNEREVSSLRRLYTGAVLVAIGAILAVVAVFVATTELFSSYFPHPLGPIRAAGIMAGIGVPTAFVGVFIVLPASRRVKAAAAIGTSLCMLGVVMFSYAYPEHWRFHGKELTLHVSVVYLLGLFITMWCLFTAVVNFKTRNDPGGMLEMNVTRQGETKVVEVDNSSGGALGGVGLFGADPDGDVETQTNVDGDSKMRSTGGTGTNGAPAGSRAVPTSDGGSEPESIESPLETGDGRDAEFVDAPVQPDTPVEPADQYCGNCQHFEYVRTNSGMVPYCGYHDGGMKDMDPCKEWTPNRRDADRQ; this is encoded by the coding sequence ATGACCAGCCTGACGGAGGTCTATCGAGGAAACGAACGGGAGGTGTCGAGCCTCCGACGGCTGTACACGGGCGCGGTGCTCGTCGCTATCGGGGCGATTCTGGCAGTCGTCGCCGTCTTCGTCGCCACGACCGAACTCTTCTCGTCGTACTTCCCCCACCCGCTAGGGCCGATCCGGGCCGCCGGGATTATGGCCGGCATCGGCGTCCCGACCGCATTCGTCGGCGTCTTCATCGTCTTGCCCGCCTCACGTCGCGTCAAGGCCGCCGCTGCGATTGGAACGAGTCTCTGCATGCTCGGGGTTGTGATGTTCTCGTACGCCTATCCCGAACACTGGCGATTCCACGGCAAGGAACTCACGCTCCACGTTTCGGTGGTGTACCTGCTCGGGCTTTTCATTACGATGTGGTGTCTGTTTACCGCCGTCGTCAACTTCAAGACGCGAAACGATCCGGGCGGCATGCTCGAGATGAACGTAACCCGACAGGGCGAAACGAAAGTCGTGGAGGTGGACAACTCGAGCGGCGGCGCACTCGGCGGCGTCGGCCTCTTCGGGGCCGATCCCGACGGCGACGTCGAGACGCAGACGAACGTCGATGGCGACTCGAAAATGCGCTCGACCGGCGGGACTGGAACGAACGGCGCGCCCGCCGGGTCGAGAGCGGTCCCGACCAGCGACGGTGGCTCGGAGCCAGAATCGATCGAGTCGCCGCTCGAGACCGGCGACGGACGGGATGCGGAATTCGTCGACGCTCCCGTCCAACCCGATACCCCCGTCGAACCGGCGGACCAGTACTGCGGAAACTGCCAACACTTCGAGTACGTTCGGACCAACTCGGGCATGGTTCCCTACTGCGGCTATCACGACGGCGGAATGAAGGATATGGACCCCTGTAAGGAGTGGACGCCGAATCGACGCGACGCGGACCGGCAGTGA
- a CDS encoding DUF6498-containing protein: MHLSRDTMFGRQALLWWAVLSNALSVLGVLLWNWNVTTLVSVYWLEIGIGLFWATFRAGFAERPADYSPEMFLFGAFRYRRGGVSIPRTDLVWYVHNLPIVAIAGVGFGGMWITVGLLAVGQMPEFQEVIQPGSGTLYSVLAVGISLFVASGWKTMSTYVSGRRYRELNAQQVLQDALWPLWIFGTVIVVVAPTVTGEITALLFLASLLVVKFAFDLVWTFYGTMLSFEEELGGSLEVTETRTGLEWDPRPLERSRPTDPIRPHRLGVLLGSVTNGVSSLAGTLVGLFGGWFCVLLVLGADLVVLEWLAGALALLGGLGLFDNVLRYWWTSYQVTETDGLVCYGTRSAGPHWRLRPDQIVSLERNVSSVDRLLGTATLRIDLEDDERTVRLPHLKKSDARAVMRTIDVSEETAKRAVTASS, encoded by the coding sequence ATGCATCTCTCGCGGGACACGATGTTCGGGAGGCAGGCGCTGCTCTGGTGGGCCGTGCTCTCGAATGCGCTTTCGGTCCTCGGCGTTTTGCTCTGGAACTGGAACGTCACGACGCTGGTGTCCGTCTACTGGCTCGAAATCGGGATCGGGCTGTTCTGGGCGACTTTCAGGGCTGGGTTCGCCGAGCGACCCGCCGACTATTCGCCGGAGATGTTCCTGTTCGGTGCGTTCCGGTATCGAAGGGGCGGCGTTTCGATCCCGCGAACGGATCTCGTGTGGTACGTTCACAATCTTCCGATAGTCGCCATTGCCGGGGTGGGCTTTGGCGGCATGTGGATTACTGTCGGTTTGCTGGCTGTCGGACAGATGCCTGAGTTTCAGGAAGTAATCCAACCCGGATCCGGGACTCTCTACTCCGTCCTTGCCGTCGGAATCAGTCTCTTCGTCGCTAGCGGCTGGAAGACGATGTCGACCTACGTGAGTGGCCGGCGGTACCGTGAGCTAAACGCACAGCAAGTCCTCCAAGATGCGCTCTGGCCGCTGTGGATTTTTGGGACTGTCATTGTAGTCGTCGCACCCACCGTCACTGGGGAAATAACGGCGCTCCTTTTTCTCGCCTCGCTACTCGTCGTGAAGTTCGCGTTCGACCTCGTCTGGACGTTCTACGGGACGATGCTCTCGTTCGAGGAGGAACTCGGCGGCTCGCTCGAGGTCACCGAGACCAGAACCGGTCTCGAGTGGGACCCGCGTCCGCTTGAGAGGTCGCGTCCGACCGATCCGATTCGACCGCACAGACTCGGCGTCCTCCTTGGCAGCGTGACCAACGGTGTCTCATCGCTGGCGGGTACGCTCGTGGGCCTGTTCGGCGGGTGGTTCTGCGTCCTTCTCGTGCTGGGCGCTGACCTCGTCGTTCTCGAGTGGCTCGCGGGCGCCCTCGCCTTGTTGGGCGGACTCGGCCTCTTCGATAACGTCCTCAGGTACTGGTGGACGAGTTATCAGGTCACCGAAACCGACGGTCTCGTTTGCTACGGCACGCGGTCTGCCGGGCCGCACTGGCGACTCAGGCCCGACCAAATAGTATCTCTCGAGCGGAACGTTTCCAGCGTCGATCGACTGCTGGGAACGGCGACGCTTCGCATCGACCTCGAGGACGATGAGCGAACGGTCCGACTGCCACACCTCAAGAAGAGCGACGCTCGAGCGGTGATGCGGACGATCGATGTCTCAGAAGAGACCGCGAAACGCGCCGTGACTGCGTCGTCTTGA
- a CDS encoding metal-dependent hydrolase — translation MNKKGHVLNAVLLSIGLGYLLEPSGTEETFVTILMIGVPVTLGALFPDVDTEFGKHRKTLHNLPILVAFVGFPYFFENLEYVWIGILTHYVLDVAGSKRGIALFYPLWSEEFGLPVGVAVKSRMADLVTVVVTGVELVVAAIIIYRIPQASLELGGQAIGTVLG, via the coding sequence ATGAACAAGAAGGGACACGTTCTCAACGCAGTCCTGTTGAGCATCGGACTGGGCTACCTGCTCGAGCCGTCCGGGACCGAAGAGACGTTTGTGACGATTCTGATGATCGGCGTTCCCGTCACCCTCGGGGCGCTCTTTCCCGACGTCGACACCGAGTTCGGCAAGCACCGAAAGACGCTGCACAACCTGCCGATTCTGGTCGCGTTCGTGGGCTTCCCGTATTTCTTCGAAAACCTCGAGTACGTCTGGATCGGGATTCTCACCCACTACGTGCTCGACGTCGCGGGGAGCAAACGCGGCATCGCGCTCTTCTACCCGCTCTGGTCCGAGGAGTTCGGCCTTCCGGTCGGCGTCGCCGTCAAAAGCCGGATGGCCGATCTGGTGACCGTCGTCGTCACCGGCGTGGAACTGGTCGTCGCCGCGATCATCATCTACCGGATTCCGCAGGCCAGCCTCGAGCTGGGCGGTCAGGCGATCGGAACCGTGCTCGGGTAG
- a CDS encoding CinA family protein, whose product MNDDIDRDLPMRVGDALRDAEETLAVAESCTGGLIGATITSIPGASDYFDAGLTTYAYDAKRRHLGVSREALDEHGAVSEPVALEMAQGVRDVTDVTWGISVTGVAGPTGGTEDDPVGTVYIGISYAGPWGTATTEATVSRYEFDGDRAAIRAKTVEQALEDLLSAVDRIH is encoded by the coding sequence ATGAACGACGATATCGATCGCGACCTGCCGATGCGGGTCGGCGACGCGCTTCGAGACGCCGAGGAGACTCTCGCCGTGGCCGAGTCCTGTACCGGCGGGCTGATCGGCGCGACGATCACGTCGATTCCGGGTGCGAGCGATTACTTTGACGCCGGCTTGACGACCTACGCCTACGACGCCAAGCGACGCCACCTCGGGGTGAGCCGCGAGGCGCTCGACGAACACGGCGCGGTCTCCGAACCCGTCGCGCTCGAGATGGCCCAGGGTGTCAGAGATGTAACCGACGTGACGTGGGGGATATCGGTCACCGGCGTTGCGGGTCCCACCGGCGGAACCGAAGACGATCCTGTCGGAACCGTCTACATTGGGATTTCCTACGCCGGACCGTGGGGAACCGCCACCACCGAAGCGACCGTATCCCGCTACGAGTTCGACGGGGATCGGGCGGCGATCCGGGCGAAAACGGTCGAACAGGCGCTCGAGGATCTGTTGTCCGCGGTCGACCGAATTCACTGA